Proteins encoded in a region of the Caballeronia sp. M1242 genome:
- the tagH gene encoding type VI secretion system-associated FHA domain protein TagH yields MLTLTVTRHNGQPPRTPLAASFDAEGGTIGRALTNRLVLDDAERTVSRMHAQIAWRDGAYRLTDRGSNPALVNGVPLDPGQEVPLAHGDEVQIGGYQLRAEVSAEECTETAFEASHASAAAPDDPFAGLFDVPAAAEPLASPEDRFDFEFDDPASRRSIDELFSLAPCGSSAVSPLIEPITQPNTAHDDDPFASLTGAARPVAPPATQSDAGAELHSAFTPPGARAAPSPSPSPAPVVQDDQRALLDALLQGLAAPGLRIEALTPALMQLIGVLLRESIQGTLDLLCARAAFKREMRTDATIIAAADNNPLKFSPNVDAALTHLLSPPVRGFMPPAAALADACADLRAHQVGMVAGMRAALDGVFERFEPQRIEARLPARSRFDDLMSGNKRRARCWVLFTELYGQLSSEATEDFHMLFGRAFVAAYEAQIGELKRRARR; encoded by the coding sequence ATGCTGACACTCACGGTCACTCGTCACAATGGGCAGCCGCCGCGCACACCGCTCGCGGCAAGTTTCGATGCCGAGGGCGGCACGATCGGGCGCGCGCTGACGAACCGCCTCGTGCTCGACGACGCCGAGCGCACCGTGTCGCGCATGCACGCGCAAATTGCGTGGCGCGACGGCGCCTACCGGCTCACGGATCGCGGCAGCAATCCCGCGCTCGTCAACGGCGTGCCGCTCGACCCCGGCCAGGAAGTGCCGCTCGCGCATGGAGACGAGGTGCAGATCGGCGGCTATCAGCTGCGCGCCGAAGTTTCCGCCGAAGAGTGCACGGAGACGGCGTTCGAGGCATCGCACGCGAGCGCCGCGGCGCCGGACGATCCGTTCGCGGGCCTGTTCGATGTGCCCGCCGCGGCTGAACCGCTGGCATCGCCCGAGGACCGTTTCGACTTCGAGTTCGACGATCCCGCATCCAGGCGCTCCATCGACGAACTGTTCTCGCTTGCTCCGTGTGGGTCCTCGGCGGTGAGTCCCCTCATCGAACCGATCACGCAGCCGAACACCGCCCATGACGACGACCCTTTCGCGAGTCTGACCGGCGCGGCGCGGCCGGTCGCGCCGCCCGCCACGCAGTCCGACGCCGGCGCTGAGCTGCACAGCGCATTCACGCCGCCGGGCGCGCGCGCCGCGCCTTCGCCTTCCCCTTCGCCAGCGCCAGTCGTGCAGGACGATCAGCGCGCGCTCTTGGATGCACTGCTGCAAGGCCTCGCCGCCCCCGGCTTGCGCATCGAAGCGCTCACGCCCGCGCTGATGCAGCTCATCGGCGTGTTACTGCGAGAATCGATCCAGGGGACGCTCGATCTGCTTTGCGCGCGCGCCGCGTTCAAACGCGAGATGCGCACGGACGCGACGATCATCGCGGCGGCGGACAACAATCCGCTGAAGTTCTCGCCGAACGTGGACGCGGCGCTTACGCATCTGCTGAGTCCGCCGGTGCGCGGCTTCATGCCGCCCGCCGCCGCCCTCGCCGATGCCTGCGCCGACCTGCGCGCGCATCAGGTCGGCATGGTCGCGGGCATGCGCGCGGCACTCGACGGCGTGTTCGAGCGCTTCGAGCCGCAGCGCATCGAGGCGCGCCTGCCCGCTCGCTCGCGGTTCGACGATCTCATGTCCGGCAACAAGCGCCGCGCGCGCTGCTGGGTTCTCTTCACGGAACTGTACGGCCAGCTCTCGAGCGAGGCGACCGAGGATTTCCACATGCTGTTCGGCCGCGCATTCGTCGCCGCTTACGAAGCGCAAATCGGCGAACTGAAACGCCGCGCGCGCCGATAA
- the tssH gene encoding type VI secretion system ATPase TssH, whose amino-acid sequence MAEISRVALFGKLDRLGYKTVESATVYCKMRGNPYVELSHWLMQILETPRSDMERIVAHYGVDAATLARDLTASLDRLPRGATAISDLSEHITDAIERGWVYGTLLYGATKVRTGHLLVGMLKTQRLRNVLIGISRQFERIKPEDLSDNFARIVADSVEEAEDEPHAQAPAAGDETAPASRGRQEALHKYATDLTAKARQGELDPVTGRDEEIRQLVDILMRRRQNNPLLTGEAGVGKTAVVEGFAQRLARGDVPPPLREVALWSLDLGLLQAGASMRGEFEQRLRQVVEDVQASPKPVILFIDEVHTIVGAGGAAGTGDAANLLKPALARGDLRTIGATTWAEYKKHIEKDPALTRRFQVVQVLEPDEHKAVRMLRGVAAVLEGHHRVQLLDEAIEAAVRLSHRYIPARQLPDKAVSLLDTACARVAVSQHATPPQVDDCRRRIEALDVEAQIIAREATVGVDVGTRAADVEAALARERDALGGLEARWNEEKRVVDEVLALRASLREEGEAVDTPPSTRSDRLTRLSQLNARLAELQGDAPLILPSVDAGVVAGVVADWTGIPVGKMMRNELAAVLGLADSLERRVIGQRHALDMIAKRIQTSRARLDNPDKPIGVFLLAGTSGVGKTETALALAETLYGGEQNVITINMSEFQEAHTVSTLKGAPPGYVGYGEGGILTEAVRRRPYSVVLLDEVEKAHPDVHEIFFQVFDKGWMEDGEGRYIDFKNTIILLTSNVGSDVIMSMCRDSAAAPSPEALTAALRGPLLDVFPAALLGRLVTVPYYPLSDAMMADIVRLQLKRIQRRVADNHGIPFEYDDDAVRLIVSRCTEAESGGRVIDALLTNTVLPRISTEYLTRLTEGGALGRIRLSASAGDFIYAFD is encoded by the coding sequence ATGGCGGAAATCAGTCGTGTGGCGCTGTTCGGCAAGCTGGACAGGCTCGGCTACAAGACCGTGGAAAGCGCGACGGTCTACTGCAAGATGCGTGGCAACCCGTATGTCGAGCTTTCGCACTGGCTCATGCAGATACTGGAAACGCCGCGCTCGGACATGGAGCGCATCGTCGCGCATTACGGCGTGGACGCGGCCACGCTCGCGCGCGATCTCACCGCGTCGCTGGATCGACTGCCGCGCGGCGCCACCGCGATCTCCGATCTCTCCGAGCACATCACCGACGCGATCGAGCGCGGCTGGGTGTACGGCACGCTGCTCTACGGCGCGACGAAAGTGCGCACGGGCCATCTGCTCGTCGGCATGCTGAAGACACAGCGGTTGCGCAATGTGCTCATCGGCATCTCGCGGCAGTTCGAGCGCATCAAGCCGGAAGATCTGTCGGACAACTTCGCGCGCATCGTCGCGGATTCGGTCGAGGAAGCGGAAGACGAGCCGCATGCGCAGGCGCCCGCAGCCGGCGACGAGACCGCGCCCGCGAGCAGGGGCCGCCAGGAAGCCTTGCACAAGTACGCCACCGATCTCACCGCGAAGGCGCGTCAGGGCGAGCTCGATCCGGTCACCGGCCGCGACGAGGAAATCCGCCAGCTCGTCGATATCCTGATGCGACGGCGGCAGAACAATCCGCTTCTCACCGGCGAGGCCGGCGTGGGCAAGACCGCCGTGGTGGAAGGCTTCGCGCAACGCCTCGCGCGCGGCGACGTGCCGCCGCCCTTGCGCGAGGTCGCGCTCTGGTCGCTCGATCTCGGTCTCTTGCAGGCGGGCGCGAGCATGAGGGGCGAGTTCGAGCAGCGGCTGCGCCAGGTCGTCGAGGACGTGCAGGCGAGTCCAAAGCCGGTGATTCTCTTCATCGACGAAGTGCATACGATCGTCGGCGCGGGCGGCGCGGCCGGCACCGGCGACGCGGCCAACCTGCTCAAACCGGCGCTCGCGCGCGGCGACTTGCGCACCATCGGCGCGACGACGTGGGCGGAGTACAAGAAGCACATCGAGAAAGATCCGGCGCTCACGCGGCGCTTTCAGGTCGTGCAGGTGCTCGAACCCGACGAGCACAAAGCCGTGCGCATGCTGCGCGGCGTGGCGGCCGTGCTCGAAGGGCATCATCGCGTGCAGTTGCTCGACGAGGCCATCGAGGCGGCCGTGCGGCTGTCGCATCGCTATATTCCGGCGCGCCAGTTGCCCGACAAGGCCGTGTCGCTGCTCGACACCGCGTGCGCGCGCGTCGCGGTCAGCCAGCACGCGACGCCGCCGCAAGTGGACGATTGCCGCCGCCGCATCGAAGCGCTGGACGTGGAGGCGCAGATCATCGCGCGCGAGGCGACTGTCGGCGTGGACGTCGGCACGCGCGCGGCGGATGTCGAGGCGGCGCTCGCCCGCGAACGCGATGCGCTCGGCGGACTGGAGGCGCGCTGGAACGAAGAGAAGCGCGTCGTCGATGAAGTACTCGCGCTGCGGGCGTCGTTGCGCGAAGAAGGCGAAGCCGTCGATACGCCGCCGTCGACACGCAGCGATCGCCTCACGCGTCTTTCGCAACTCAACGCGCGTCTCGCCGAACTGCAAGGCGACGCGCCGCTCATTCTGCCGAGCGTCGATGCGGGCGTGGTCGCGGGCGTGGTCGCGGACTGGACCGGCATTCCCGTCGGCAAGATGATGAGAAACGAACTGGCCGCCGTGCTCGGGCTCGCCGACTCGCTGGAGCGCCGCGTGATCGGCCAGCGCCATGCGCTCGACATGATCGCCAAGCGCATCCAGACGTCGCGCGCGCGCCTCGACAATCCCGACAAGCCGATTGGCGTGTTCCTGCTCGCGGGCACCTCGGGCGTCGGCAAGACGGAAACCGCGCTCGCGCTCGCGGAAACGCTGTATGGCGGCGAGCAGAACGTCATCACCATCAACATGAGCGAGTTCCAGGAAGCGCATACCGTTTCCACGCTCAAGGGCGCGCCGCCCGGCTATGTGGGCTACGGCGAGGGCGGCATCCTCACGGAGGCGGTGCGCCGCCGGCCGTACAGCGTGGTGCTGCTCGATGAAGTGGAAAAGGCGCATCCCGACGTGCACGAGATCTTCTTCCAGGTCTTCGACAAGGGCTGGATGGAGGACGGCGAGGGACGCTACATCGACTTCAAGAACACGATCATTCTGCTGACTTCGAACGTCGGCTCGGATGTCATCATGTCGATGTGCCGCGACTCTGCGGCCGCGCCGTCGCCCGAAGCGCTCACGGCCGCGCTGCGCGGACCGTTGCTCGACGTCTTTCCCGCCGCGCTGCTCGGACGGCTCGTCACGGTGCCGTACTACCCGCTCTCCGACGCGATGATGGCCGACATCGTGCGGCTGCAACTGAAGCGCATTCAGAGGCGCGTGGCGGACAATCACGGCATTCCGTTCGAATACGACGACGACGCCGTGCGGCTGATCGTGTCGCGCTGCACGGAGGCGGAGTCGGGCGGGCGCGTGATCGATGCGCTGCTCACCAACACCGTGCTGCCGCGCATTTCCACGGAGTATCTGACGCGGCTCACCGAAGGCGGCGCGCTCGGGCGTATTCGTCTGTCGGCGAGCGCGGGCGACTTTATTTACGCGTTCGACTGA
- a CDS encoding PP2C family serine/threonine-protein phosphatase — protein MQLQTASVSDAGGRSRNEDAHGQWRHAALFACVVADGAGGHGGGDTASRIAVETVLAELARIAQAGVALTGPNLLRVLLRANDAIIDAQEHDGKLAQMRSTAALLGIDEAAGHASWAHCGDTRLYCFRRGATVVQTQDHSLVQSMIDANLLEARDVRSYPRRNVLFSALGTADDLDIAVSTEPFPIADGDAFLLCTDGFWEYLDESVMIDSIGRVPTPAAWLDLMVEHLRESARPGHDNFTASAVWVGDASATTVLQMPAV, from the coding sequence ATGCAACTGCAAACCGCGAGCGTGAGCGATGCCGGCGGTCGCTCGCGCAACGAAGACGCTCACGGACAATGGCGGCACGCGGCGCTGTTCGCGTGCGTGGTCGCGGACGGCGCGGGCGGTCATGGCGGCGGCGACACCGCCTCGCGCATCGCGGTCGAGACCGTGCTCGCCGAACTCGCGCGGATCGCGCAGGCGGGCGTCGCGCTCACCGGGCCAAACCTGTTGCGCGTGCTGCTGCGCGCGAACGACGCCATCATCGACGCTCAGGAACACGACGGCAAACTCGCGCAGATGCGTTCCACGGCGGCGCTGCTCGGCATCGACGAGGCGGCGGGGCATGCGTCGTGGGCGCATTGCGGCGACACACGGCTCTATTGTTTCCGGCGCGGCGCGACCGTCGTGCAGACGCAGGATCACAGCCTCGTGCAAAGCATGATCGACGCGAATCTCCTCGAAGCGCGCGACGTGCGCAGCTACCCGCGCCGCAACGTGCTGTTCTCGGCGCTCGGCACGGCGGATGATCTCGACATCGCGGTGTCGACCGAGCCCTTTCCGATCGCCGATGGCGACGCGTTCCTGCTCTGCACCGACGGCTTTTGGGAGTATCTCGACGAATCCGTGATGATCGACTCGATCGGACGGGTGCCGACTCCCGCCGCGTGGCTCGATCTGATGGTCGAGCATCTGCGCGAAAGCGCGCGGCCCGGACACGACAATTTCACCGCAAGCGCGGTGTGGGTGGGCGATGCGTCGGCAACCACGGTATTGCAGATGCCCGCCGTGTGA